In Myxosarcina sp. GI1, one genomic interval encodes:
- a CDS encoding NB-ARC domain-containing protein produces MNQQKQKRSRGLIFTDRGLQKLQSVICFENKYTYEELSEKTGLAYNTVFKVLKRHQGVDKRTLVKFFMTFNLELTASDYTLANLSLNHSKKLDRQVKKWNTTVDLSNFYGRNTELLKLKQWLVKDRCRLVTLYGMGGVGKTSLSIKLINQIKEEFDCVVFISLKEFLLFEEFLSKLLQAFIGNNKSLFINSSKNIKDCFLDLIDYLRQHRCLIVLDDVEATMQVENYCGCYQETYKEFGHLIKNIGEIEHHSCFLLISRELPCEAAILEGNTLPIRCFKLKGLKEHEARKIFREKEIFGTITEENFVIKSYSGNPFALKTIALTIKNDHSGNFSNFLQQEYILCSEIEELLSQQYKRLSPLEKAICKNLSNFNKSLSVLQIQKNFLFLATFTETMICLESLFKRSLVVNKMGLFSCEPVFDKYLNS; encoded by the coding sequence GTGAATCAGCAGAAACAAAAACGCAGTCGCGGCTTGATTTTTACCGATCGAGGCTTACAAAAACTTCAATCGGTGATATGTTTTGAAAATAAATATACTTATGAAGAATTAAGCGAAAAAACTGGGTTGGCTTACAACACGGTTTTTAAAGTATTAAAACGCCATCAAGGAGTTGACAAACGAACGCTAGTTAAATTTTTTATGACATTTAACTTAGAATTGACTGCAAGCGACTATACATTAGCAAATTTATCTCTAAATCATAGCAAAAAACTCGATCGTCAAGTAAAAAAATGGAACACTACAGTCGATCTTTCCAACTTCTACGGTAGAAATACAGAACTCCTGAAATTAAAACAATGGTTAGTAAAAGATAGATGTCGATTAGTAACACTTTATGGAATGGGAGGAGTAGGTAAAACATCTTTATCAATTAAACTAATAAATCAAATAAAAGAAGAATTTGATTGCGTGGTTTTTATTTCTTTAAAAGAATTTTTATTATTTGAAGAATTTTTGTCAAAATTATTACAAGCTTTTATTGGTAATAATAAATCGCTATTTATTAATTCATCAAAAAACATTAAAGATTGCTTTTTAGATTTGATCGACTATTTACGTCAACATCGATGTCTAATTGTCCTGGATGATGTAGAAGCAACGATGCAAGTAGAAAATTACTGTGGTTGCTATCAGGAAACATATAAAGAATTTGGACATTTAATAAAAAATATTGGTGAGATCGAACATCATAGCTGCTTTCTACTAATAAGTCGCGAATTACCTTGTGAAGCAGCAATTCTTGAGGGAAATACGTTGCCAATCCGTTGTTTTAAACTAAAGGGTTTAAAAGAGCATGAAGCAAGAAAAATTTTTAGAGAAAAAGAGATATTTGGAACAATTACTGAAGAAAATTTTGTTATTAAAAGTTATTCTGGTAATCCATTTGCATTAAAAACAATAGCTTTGACAATCAAAAACGATCACAGTGGCAACTTTAGTAACTTTCTACAACAAGAATACATTTTATGTAGTGAGATCGAAGAGCTTTTAAGTCAACAATATAAAAGACTATCGCCTTTAGAAAAAGCAATTTGTAAAAATTTGTCAAATTTTAATAAATCTCTCTCTGTTCTACAAATACAAAAAAACTTTCTTTTTTTAGCTACATTTACAGAAACAATGATCTGTTTAGAGTCATTGTTTAAAAGATCGCTTGTTGTCAATAAAATGGGTTTGTTTTCTTGCGAACCAGTTTTTGATAAATATTTAAACAGTTAG
- a CDS encoding helix-turn-helix domain-containing protein gives MEPYSEDLRQKILDIYLERKTSIRQIAQDFKVSKSFVQKLLKQYKKTGSITPKTNRGGRLPKLNSQQINLVAELAKLSNDATLQELCNMLYEQTGVRISRPTMSRIVRKIKPLNK, from the coding sequence ATGGAACCATATTCTGAAGATCTACGACAAAAAATACTTGATATTTATTTGGAAAGAAAAACATCAATTAGACAAATAGCTCAAGACTTTAAAGTAAGTAAAAGTTTCGTACAAAAATTACTAAAACAGTACAAGAAAACTGGATCGATAACTCCTAAAACTAATCGAGGAGGACGATTGCCAAAATTAAATTCCCAACAGATAAATTTAGTTGCAGAGTTAGCAAAACTCAGTAATGATGCCACTTTACAAGAATTATGCAATATGCTGTACGAACAAACTGGAGTCAGAATTAGTCGTCCGACAATGAGCAGAATCGTACGAAAAATAAAGCCTTTAAATAAATAA